The following are encoded together in the Janthinobacterium sp. Marseille genome:
- a CDS encoding copper resistance protein B codes for MITITKPRIPSMPNFIVSKAFFASLICVASSAALAQSAPDNHSSHGQMGIQSATDAGFGTMDDSAAPPASNAAGHGNMQMGGMSGMSDMGGGSAPADARDPHAYSGGYQLGTGLYAVGEQRSLMMADEHKFVSLLADRFERGHSNGGNSNSYELQAWYGDSYNKLTVKAEGEVAKGRVEDARTELLWAKAFHPYWDVQAGVRNDINANGPSRNWLAFGVQGLAPYWFEVDATAYLGAEGRTAFRLSAEYELLLTQRLILQPRVETNVYGKDDPEVGVGRGLSNATFGVRLRYEFSRQFAPYIGIERSARFGRTATLVRNAGGDARQTQVVAGVRFWF; via the coding sequence ATGATTACCATCACCAAACCAAGGATTCCAAGTATGCCTAATTTTATAGTTAGCAAGGCTTTTTTCGCATCGCTGATTTGCGTCGCTTCGTCTGCCGCATTGGCGCAGAGTGCGCCAGATAATCATAGTAGCCATGGGCAAATGGGCATTCAAAGCGCTACGGATGCCGGCTTCGGGACGATGGATGACAGTGCGGCCCCACCAGCATCAAATGCTGCCGGTCATGGGAATATGCAAATGGGTGGTATGTCTGGAATGTCTGATATGGGAGGAGGCTCTGCGCCTGCAGATGCGCGCGACCCTCATGCCTACTCGGGCGGATATCAGCTGGGAACCGGGCTATACGCTGTTGGCGAGCAACGCTCTTTGATGATGGCTGACGAACACAAGTTCGTTTCGTTATTGGCAGACCGTTTTGAGCGAGGTCATAGCAATGGCGGCAATTCAAATTCTTATGAATTACAAGCTTGGTACGGAGACAGTTATAACAAACTTACAGTGAAAGCTGAAGGTGAGGTGGCGAAAGGGCGCGTCGAAGACGCACGTACTGAGCTCCTTTGGGCTAAGGCCTTTCATCCATACTGGGATGTGCAGGCCGGTGTACGTAACGATATAAACGCCAATGGCCCCTCGCGAAATTGGTTGGCATTTGGGGTACAGGGGTTGGCTCCTTATTGGTTTGAGGTGGACGCTACAGCTTACCTCGGCGCGGAAGGACGCACTGCATTTCGATTGTCGGCTGAATACGAGCTTTTACTCACTCAGCGGCTTATCTTGCAACCCCGGGTAGAAACAAACGTATATGGTAAAGACGACCCTGAAGTCGGCGTAGGGCGCGGACTTTCCAACGCAACATTCGGAGTACGGTTGCGTTACGAGTTTAGTCGTCAGTTCGCACCATATATCGGCATTGAACGCAGCGCGCGTTTTGGCCGCACGGCTACTTTAGTACGCAATGCCGGGGGAGATGCCCGGCAGACTCAAGTTGTCGCCGGCGTAAGATTTTGGTTTTAA
- the copC gene encoding copper homeostasis periplasmic binding protein CopC, which yields MFNIRNIRQIGVAALVTLVATSAFAHPSLVESTPKDNSEGPAPAKIELRFSENLTKQFSGANLIMAEMPGMGAMKMAAKIGGTDDPKVMVLTPNQPLTPGKYNVEWRAVSTDTHPITGKITFTVK from the coding sequence ATGTTTAACATCCGTAATATACGTCAGATTGGCGTCGCCGCTCTCGTCACCTTGGTGGCAACCTCTGCATTCGCACACCCTAGTTTGGTTGAGTCTACGCCAAAGGATAATTCTGAGGGGCCAGCTCCGGCGAAAATCGAATTGCGTTTCTCTGAAAATCTCACAAAACAGTTTTCAGGCGCTAATTTGATCATGGCGGAAATGCCTGGCATGGGCGCCATGAAAATGGCTGCTAAGATCGGAGGCACCGATGACCCGAAAGTCATGGTGTTGACACCAAATCAGCCGTTGACGCCGGGAAAATATAACGTTGAATGGCGCGCAGTGTCGACAGATACCCATCCAATCACGGGCAAGATTACGTTTACCGTAAAGTGA
- the copD gene encoding copper homeostasis membrane protein CopD gives MDWANVIVRFSLYLDLMLVFGLPLFALYSLKPDERESITAKRFVVKSKMLAIIAIVLSIVGLVVSTKMMSGAESYFDIAPDAFSMALFEMSFGTALLIRLAALALFVALATSILTRRPAYQLVLMTVFGGIALATLAWGGHGVMNEDVKGFVHLGADIVHLIAAGAWIGALASFVLLLRWVPKGGRAEVEQLGRMLNGFAIMGSVIVSTLLVTGTINYLMISGLNFSSIFTTTYGVLLTIKLAFFLAMLALAAANRYRLTPKLEASIANDNHGPAIAALRSSLVLESGCALLILALIACLGMLNPF, from the coding sequence ATGGACTGGGCAAATGTGATCGTTCGCTTTTCTTTATATCTGGATTTGATGTTGGTTTTTGGACTCCCTTTATTTGCCCTGTACTCCCTAAAGCCCGATGAGAGGGAGTCCATTACAGCTAAGCGATTTGTAGTAAAAAGCAAGATGCTGGCGATTATTGCAATCGTTTTATCAATTGTAGGGCTCGTTGTTTCAACCAAAATGATGAGTGGAGCGGAAAGCTATTTTGATATAGCACCGGATGCATTTTCCATGGCGCTATTTGAGATGAGTTTTGGTACGGCATTGCTCATCCGTTTGGCAGCATTGGCTTTATTTGTCGCTCTTGCCACTAGTATATTAACCAGACGACCGGCTTATCAGCTTGTTTTAATGACCGTTTTCGGGGGCATAGCTCTGGCAACCTTAGCGTGGGGCGGGCACGGTGTTATGAATGAAGATGTCAAAGGGTTCGTCCATTTGGGCGCTGACATTGTCCACCTAATTGCTGCGGGAGCATGGATCGGGGCATTAGCATCCTTTGTGTTACTTCTGCGCTGGGTACCAAAGGGTGGACGCGCTGAAGTGGAACAACTGGGTCGTATGTTGAATGGATTCGCAATAATGGGGAGCGTCATAGTTTCCACTCTGCTAGTAACGGGCACGATAAACTATTTGATGATTTCAGGATTGAACTTCAGCAGTATATTTACCACCACATACGGCGTCCTACTAACGATAAAGCTAGCATTCTTTCTGGCCATGCTCGCTTTAGCGGCCGCCAACCGTTATCGATTGACGCCTAAGCTTGAAGCTTCGATTGCTAACGACAATCACGGCCCGGCTATTGCTGCTCTAAGAAGTAGCTTGGTTTTGGAATCTGGCTGCGCTTTACTGATTTTGGCGCTGATAGCGTGCTTAGGAATGCTTAATCCTTTCTAA